A section of the Citrus sinensis cultivar Valencia sweet orange chromosome 8, DVS_A1.0, whole genome shotgun sequence genome encodes:
- the LOC102622906 gene encoding uncharacterized protein LOC102622906, giving the protein MDIHGPTRFGPRKSPPPNRLLSAYPHASQPSGSTAASFDELNEDDIFTTDISEPADPHRHHHDNHLYNNSNNKIANFSENFGILAALPESPTHCCHKASVSTSRAIPGIPKPPQQQQRERSPFGKLKYQSAPVNVPVLAKAMRNRRYFDDVDEDDEGDNEMVLPPHEIVARANTPVVSCSVLEGVGRTLKGRDLRQVRNAVFRQTGAPTFSILMVFHNDWCNFWHGQGAWLSDFKVEIGQALFGWCIYSEWIRKTDI; this is encoded by the exons ATGGACATTCACGGCCCGACCCGCTTCGGCCCTCGGAAGTCACCTCCCCCCAACCGCTTGCTCAGCGCGTATCCTCACGCGTCACAACCCTCAGGATCCACCGCCGCCTCCTTCGACGAGCTCAACGAAGACGATATCTTCACCACGGATATCTCTGAACCAGCCGACCCCCACCGCCACCACCATGATAATCACCTCTATAACAACAGCAACAATAAAATAGCAAACTTCTCCGAAAACTTTGGAATCCTGGCCGCGCTTCCGGAATCTCCGACACACTGTTGCCACAAAGCCTCGGTCTCGACTTCACGCGCGATTCCTGGAATTCCGAAGCCTccgcagcagcagcagcgagAGCGGTCGCCGTTCGGGAAGTTGAAGTACCAGAGCGCGCCGGTGAACGTGCCGGTGCTGGCGAAGGCCATGAGGAATAGAAGATATTTTGACGACGTGGACGAAGACGACGAGGGGGACAACGAGATGGTGCTGCCGCCGCACGAGATAGTGGCGCGTGCGAACACGCCCGTTGTGTCCTGTTCGGTGCTCGAAGGCGTTGGACGCACGCTCAAAGGCAGGGATCTGAGGCAGGTCAGAAACGCCGTGTTTCGACAAACAG GAGCTCCGACATTCTCAATTCTAATGGTTTTTCATAATGATTGGTGTAACTTTTGGCATGGACAAGGGGCATGGCTGTCTGATTTTAAAGTTGAAATTGGTCAGGCTTTGTTTGGATGGTGCATATATTCTGAGTGGATCAGGAAAACAGATATATAA
- the LOC102607098 gene encoding germin-like protein 9-3, with product MASQKLFFLLLSSLAIVQMALAGDPDIISDFIVPSNLSIVDGNFFTFTGMRALIGAAPPPAFKVLKASMVEFPALNGQSVSYAILQFPSGTTNPPHTHPRSAELLFLIDGSLQVGFVDTTNKLFTQTLQAGDMFIFPRGLVHFQYNPDAQNPALAVSAFGSANAGTVSLPNTLFTTGIDDTILAKAFKTDAATIEALKAGLAPKP from the coding sequence ATGGCATCTCAAAAGCTCTTCTTCCTTCTGCTATCTTCACTTGCCATAGTCCAAATGGCATTGGCTGGAGACCCGGATATCATCTCCGACTTTATTGTCCCATCAAATTTAAGCATAGTCGATGGAAATTTCTTCACATTCACCGGCATGCGAGCCTTGATTGGTGCAGCGCCTCCTCCAGCTTTTAAAGTCCTGAAAGCAAGCATGGTTGAATTCCCAGCACTTAATGGCCAAAGTGTTTCCTATGCTATCCTTCAATTCCCCTCTGGCACTACTAACCCGCCTCACACTCATCCTCGCTCTGCTGAGCTCCTTTTCCTCATTGATGGCAGCCTTCAAGTTGGTTTCGTTGACACGACCAACAAGCTTTTCACTCAAACACTTCAAGCCGGTGACATGTTTATTTTCCCCAGGGGACTAGTTCACTTCCAGTACAACCCAGATGCACAGAATCCGGCTCTCGCAGTTTCAGCTTTCGGCAGTGCCAATGCAGGAACTGTGTCCCTTCCCAACACTCTGTTCACCACCGGCATTGATGACACCATACTGGCTAAGGCATTCAAGACTGATGCTGCAACCATTGAAGCTCTCAAGGCCGGTCTTGCACCCAAGCCCTGA
- the LOC127899410 gene encoding germin-like protein 9-3 encodes MASQKLFFLLLSSLAIVQMALAGDPDIISDFIVPSNLSMVDGNFFTFTGMRALIGAAPPSAFKVLKASMVEFPALNGQSVSYAILQFPSGTTNPPHTHPRSAELLFLIDGSLQVGFVDTTNKLFTQTLQAGDMFIFPKGLVHFQYNPDAQNPALAVSAFGSANAGTASLPNTLFTTGIDDTILAKAFKTDAATIEALKAGLAPKP; translated from the coding sequence ATGGCATCTCAAAAGCTCTTCTTCCTTCTGCTATCTTCACTTGCCATAGTCCAAATGGCATTGGCTGGAGACCCGGATATCATCTCCGACTTTATTGTCCCATCAAATTTAAGCATGGTTGATGGAAATTTCTTCACATTCACCGGCATGCGAGCCTTGATTGGTGCAGCGCCTCCTTCAGCTTTTAAAGTCCTGAAAGCAAGCATGGTTGAATTCCCAGCACTTAATGGCCAAAGTGTTTCCTATGCTATCCTTCAATTCCCCTCTGGCACTACTAACCCCCCTCACACTCATCCTCGCTCTGCTGAGCTCCTTTTCCTCATTGATGGCAGCCTTCAAGTTGGTTTCGTTGACACGACCAACAAGCTTTTCACTCAAACACTTCAAGCCGGTGACATGTTTATTTTCCCCAAGGGACTAGTTCACTTCCAGTACAACCCAGATGCACAGAATCCGGCTCTCGCAGTTTCAGCTTTCGGCAGTGCTAATGCAGGAACTGCGTCCCTTCCCAACACTCTGTTCACCACCGGTATTGATGATACCATCTTGGCTAAGGCATTCAAGACTGATGCTGCAACCATTGAAGCTCTCAAAGCCGGCCTTGCACCCAAGCCTtga
- the LOC102606807 gene encoding peroxidase 60 codes for MMSSSAALVLALGLILVNFTGHCHGALQVGFYRGKCRLLVDVESVVATVVKAKLIMDPTITPALLRMQFHDCFVNGCDASILLDGRASEKTAPPNLSVRGYDVIDAAKAALESICPGVVSCADIIAMATRDAVSLSGGGRYNVETGRKDGFVSLATNVNLPGPDIPVAQSVATFAKKGLNATDMVYLLGGHTVGIAHCSFFQDRLYNYKNTGKPDPNMDPSLLVSLRRICPMNSARDNTVNLDQDPASSLRVDNSFYKQIMMRRGILQIDQDLATNSLTKATVAKIATGDDFNAKFGEAMVKMGRVQVLTGNQGEIRKSCRAVNKR; via the exons ATGATGTCGAGTTCAGCTGCATTAGTACTAGCCCTAGGGCTCATTCTTGTAAACTTTACAGGCCATTGCCATGGCGCACTTCAGGTGGGATTTTATAGAGGAAAGTGTCGCCTGCTTGTAGATGTTGAGTCTGTTGTTGCTACTGTTGTCAAGGCGAAGCTCATCATGGACCCAACTATCACACCCGCTCTCCTTCGTATGCAATTCCACGACTGCTTTGTCAAT GGATGTGACGCGTCGATTCTACTGGACGGGCGCGCCTCTGAGAAAACTGCACCTCCAAATTTAAGCGTGAGGGGTTATGATGTTATTGATGCTGCGAAGGCTGCATTGGAGAGTATCTGCCCTGGCGTCGTCTCTTGCGCCGATATCATTGCCATGGCAACCAGAGATGCTGTTTCGTTG AGTGGAGGAGGGCGATACAATGTAGAAACAGGAAGAAAGGATGGGTTTGTATCTCTAGCAACAAACGTAAATCTGCCAGGTCCGGATATTCCAGTAGCTCAATCCGTTGCAACATTTGCTAAGAAAGGACTCAATGCCACAGACATGGTCTATCTTCTTG GAGGGCATACTGTGGGGATAGCACATTGTTCTTTCTTCCAGGATCGTCTTTACAATTACAAAAACACTGGAAAACCTGACCCTAACATGGATCCATCACTACTCGTCTCCTTGAGACGAATCTGTCCGATGAATTCAGCACGTGATAATACAGTTAATCTTGATCAGGATCCCGCAAGTTCATTGAGAGTTGACAACTCTTTctacaagcaaattatgatgCGTAGAGGCATTCTGCAAATAGACCAAGATCTAGCAACGAATTCGCTAACCAAAGCCACCGTGGCTAAAATAGCGACTGGGGATGACTTTAATGCTAAATTTGGCGAGGCCATGGTCAAGATGGGACGAGTTCAAGTTCTTACCGGCAATCAAGGGGAGATAAGGAAATCATGCCGGGCCGTCAATAAACGCTGA